The following proteins are co-located in the Triticum aestivum cultivar Chinese Spring chromosome 1A, IWGSC CS RefSeq v2.1, whole genome shotgun sequence genome:
- the LOC123190542 gene encoding auxin-responsive protein IAA4, whose translation MPPLSSFLSLSLYSCLMECKAASESPSSAPSSSMDSCGAGGPRATVSTASSCYRPAIGRGLSTDLHLGLSLRSCSSSFHTADGVSASTPRSLYRLVILSKNLTFLFIICIGRSLAPLCTSTDASINPFLRSTLTTTTTMRPTAPSSDPAHQRGGGGGGHGQRSLFVKVYMEGVPIGRKLDLLLLDGYDRLLAVLGRMFKASIIHPDTVGRDHRVVLGEKQARHVVTYQDQEGDWLMAGDVPWELFLAGVKKLKIARVDSSTSD comes from the exons ATGCCACCGCTctcctcctttctctctctctctctctactcttgTCTGATGGAGTGCAAGGCGGCGAGCGAGTCGCCCTCGTCGGCCCCCTCTTCTTCCATGGACAGCTGCGGCGCCGGCGGGCCGCGGGCGACAGTCTCCACGGCGTCGTCCTGCTACCGGCCGGCGATCGGCAGGGGCCTAAGCACGGACCTTCACCTCGGGCTCAGCCTGCGGTCatgctcctcctccttccacacggCCGACGGCGTCTCCGCTTCCACTCCAAGGTCTCTCTACAGACTCGTAATTTTATCTAAAAATTTAACCTTCTTGTTCATCATTTGCATCGGTCGGTCTCTGGCTCCTCTCTGCACATCAACCGATGCATCGATCAACCCGTTTCTTAGGAGCaccctgacgacgacgacgacgatgaggccAACGGCGCCGTCGTCTGATCCGGCGCaccagagaggaggaggcggcggcggccatgggcaGCGGTCGCTGTTTGTGAAGGTGTACATGGAGGGCGTCCCCATCGGCCGGAagctggatctgctgctgctggaCGGCTACGACAGACTCCTCGCCGTCCTAGGCCGCATGTTCAAGGCCTCCATCATAC ATCCGGATACTGTCGGCCGTGATCACCGAGTGGTTCTTGGGGAGAAGCAGGCTCGCCATGTTGTCACTTATCAAGACCAGGAGGGGGACTGGTTGATGGCCGGGGACGTACCGTGGGA GCTATTCCTGGCGGGTGTGAAGAAATTGAAGATTGCAAGGGTGGACAGTAGCACCTCTGATTGA